ATAAGAACACCAAATAAAATGTGAAGGAAACTCGGATCATTTCATGATGAAATTATGCATAACTTCATCtcaggccatgaaactttgacTTCAAATCTTAGATCTTATCAAGCTTCTCAGCCTTGACAACTGGGTTTGCTTTAGCTATGGCATCCCGAGCAGCAGTGCGGTAATCAAATGGGCAATTATGCTTGTCTGAGTAGCGATGTACAGCACAAAAAAGGTCACCACATCGACAATTAAACCCTGTCAAACCAACTCGCTTGTTGCAGCTGCTGCAGCGTTTTGGTCCATCCTTCAGCTTTGCCTCACCACTCCCTTCTGGACCTGAACCAAATAAAGGTTGCACAGAGACAGTTTTAGGCTCTACTGGAATAACTGGGATATCAACATTAGCAGCAGCAGCGGCAACAACAGGTTCCTTTTCAGTGCTGCTTGAAGACCCATTCATAATATTCCCAATGGATGATGCTGCAAGCTTGGCCTGCTCCTGTTTCAGCAACATGTCTTTGTGGCATTTAGAACACATATTCATGGTAGCTGCACTTCCAAAAAATCCACAGTTGTTGATGCACAATATAGGACCTTCAGGAGGAGCTTGGCACCCAGTCTTGTCATGGTCCATTTTTTTCCAACTTACCTGCGCAAATGATACATAGAACATCTAAGATCACGTCATCactaatttcataataaacaaacaGCACTCCAGAGAAAAACCAGTAATCAACTATGATTATAGTCCAATTTATGTAAGGCAACAATATAGCACCCTTTTCCCAATGCAAAATATTGATGAAACAAGCTTTTGAGCAGATCCATGTACTTAAACAAGAAATGACATAAAGATGGTGGTGCATTGCCAAGTTGCATAAacaaataaacccaaattttcaaaatttaattgtacCCAAAGAAAAAACTGAACCCTTAaaaatggcaaaaaaaaaatactcaagttAAGGACTCATCAGCATGTCAACTTCACAAGAACAAActgaaaaaataaatcacaacCCAGGCAGCAATGTTATGAAGCATTATTTGACTATGACCTTTCAGAACCTTGCACAAAATGTCTTCCTAAACCTTAAAAAGAGCAATTTATAACAATCCAACCACCTTATCCCCTGGccataaaagaaaaagttacaGCACTGATTCAATTTTAAGCAATTAGAGATTGCACATTGACATTACATGCAGCGGTAAAAAGTCTTACTGCAACTACATTCCAATTAAAATGCACCATACACAGTGTAAAAGATATCAATGAATACTATCAGATTTATTCTCAATTATAAAGTCACTCCATTCCTTGTTAAAAGAGAGTTGAAGATACCCAACTCATTATAAGATAGCAGTGAGCAGTACAGTGGTTCCTTTTCCCAGCTAGTCCTGTTTTTAGTGTTACTAGATAGATTTCTTTTCACATGCATACATGGCCCATTGACCCCTCTTCAACTAGTGTCCAATACCTGCTCAGTTAATGCATCAAACCACAAGCCTTCCCGGACAATAATATACAATTAAAAGTCACCACATCCTTTACCTATAATGACTAACATGAAAATTCTTTACCTCAAAACTAACCATGACAACAAAAAAACGAAACATTTAACAACAAAATTTCAggatattatgaaaatattgaaCCACACGTCACCTAcctatcaacaacaaaaaaacttaGACCAAAACTCcataaacataataaagagaaacAGGACAACAAACACCAAAGGCATTAAAGCCTCAATTATTAggaacaaacaggtacagaggCCATAACCGGAACAGTAAAACACACCAATCATGCAATATGAGCAGAATTCAAACACCATACTATTGACTCTCGTCACtgaaaatttcaataaattggatgaaaattcaataaaaacatcgCCATGGCATAtgtgagaaaaaagaaaagaaaaaagaacccTACGTCTATATTCGCTGTTCTTATCTGCAAAACACAACCAACTATTTCCACCAAACTACAACTCAAATTCGTTCACACAATAGAATACAATTAAAACGAGACGAAATCAATAGGAACGAATCGAAACAGAGACACGTCGGGTTAGTGAAAATTGCGAGAGGAATAACGATGATCGAACCTGTTGGGCAAaggaagattatttttttttacaaaagaatctGGGAAACGAAACGTTGTCGTGGATCTAACAAGCTCGGAATCGCATCGGAATTGAATCCTGGATTCAGCGAAAAAGAACAAAACGAGAAAGAATGATCAATTAATAAACGAATACGAGAGCGGATTATTAAAGAGGAAAGCAAGAATTGAGAAGGAGATAAGGGTAACGGAACCCTAACCCTAGTGGAATTGGGATCgaggaggagagagagagaaagaaggatGCGTCGTTTGTGTGTGTCAGTGTTTGGTATTTAAAAGGGCTgttacttctctctctctctctctctctctccaacgAACTCCGTTTAGTGAGAATTGAGGCGACGTGGGAAGTTACTATTGGGTGCGGCTGTTACTCTCACATTCCCTATTTTGTCCCTTTCTCATTTACTATTAACGCTTTTGCCAGCTTCCTtccattatttaatttaaccTCCTCAGGGAGTATGATCATAAGGTCCAAATTAACATTCGGAAAAGCCTAATTCCaataagaataaaatcaaacatCTAACTCACTTGcttaaaaattttcatattatctttcattattacaaataaaaaaaatcatctgaaaaaccaaaaatttaaacaaattgagaaatatattaaatccaattttgaatttatttttaaaaaagattcaaTCTAattcaaatcatatatatatatatgagtttaatgtctatgcactaataatttaaaataattttacattattatttaatcattatcaatcatcatttaaattattttaaaataattatttaaaaagttaacaaatttatcatatatgatgaattataattaaataaataagtaaaaaaattatattatcaatgtaTAACAATCTCTctatatattcataaattaataatatcatttcatgtctttcaaaaaaaataatcacttcATATTTAcatcattatttattatatatttttaaaattagtacaTAACGTATACCTGtttataaaaatagttaattaaagATAACGTTTTttataagacaattatttttttatatagtattgtattttaaaatctaattattaaccataagttatataaaatgaaatatttgatattttaaattatatttattatatatcttaccatttatttaacatttttcaaaaagtaaaagtaaaaaaaataaaatccagtCCAAAACAGCTTAAATTGAATCGAATCAGGtcgtattaaaattttaaaccgttcaaatttttcttttttaaaccgtccaaatttttctttaaaattgatCAAATCCAATTTTAACTAGTGCTTAAAggctaataaatttaaaatatttttttatttttatagagttattaacatattttataaatactaattGGAAACAGGCACTACGTGTCTTaactacaaatttttttatttttagttttaaattaaaaataaaaataattaaaagatgtaATAACGGCCACATTTGAGGGGGTTAATTATTCTGATAACTACTTGATTTAAaggttgtttttaaaattagttagaaGAGAAAATAATCTAGATAAATGTGTATACTAAATaaggataattatttttattaataattatatatataataaataaaaaaatgttgaaaatgcTGGGCTTTTTAGTCCTGCTGCAAGAATctaataagattaaaaataaaaatgtaaacatGAGTAgtaaca
The nucleotide sequence above comes from Glycine soja cultivar W05 chromosome 11, ASM419377v2, whole genome shotgun sequence. Encoded proteins:
- the LOC114376299 gene encoding zinc finger A20 and AN1 domain-containing stress-associated protein 8-like — encoded protein: MDHDKTGCQAPPEGPILCINNCGFFGSAATMNMCSKCHKDMLLKQEQAKLAASSIGNIMNGSSSSTEKEPVVAAAAANVDIPVIPVEPKTVSVQPLFGSGPEGSGEAKLKDGPKRCSSCNKRVGLTGFNCRCGDLFCAVHRYSDKHNCPFDYRTAARDAIAKANPVVKAEKLDKI